In Desulfobulbus oralis, one DNA window encodes the following:
- a CDS encoding HD domain-containing protein, whose protein sequence is MSAEKLVSQEQVSRLLPLPLRTALTALRRELPAAAPELYLVGGTLRDLLLGREVHDIDLCVPRAAVAFARALAERAGAAFVCLDEGEDVARVVLPAGPEVDIAAFRGATVTIEQDLQLRDFTLNALALDLAAFLDGDTDRALACIDPCGAQADIAARVIRPTHEHAFAADPLRMLRAYRLAATLDCGLAPETRALVRRDFSLIVRSAGERVASELNALLLSSHASSAIQCMAEDGLLFAVIPELALGRDVSQPRAFHHLNVLEHNLEALKQAELLVARPGAFFPDCAPPLQDWLAAADAVLVLKWAALLHDVGKPAARQERQGRLTFYQHEQAGVQLVRELAQRLRWSTRHSERVCRLVALHMRPYQLLHAARSSGGLSLRACIRAVQAVDEDLPGLLLLCQADTLAGRGERRPADLEAQVAWIADRLLQVRAERVMPVQTAPPLLTGHDLMDRLGLQPGPLFKKILGAVALARMEGGIATRREALALAREMAAAANREGGA, encoded by the coding sequence ATGAGTGCGGAAAAACTTGTGAGCCAGGAGCAGGTCTCCCGTCTGCTGCCGCTGCCCCTGCGGACGGCGCTCACGGCCCTGCGCCGGGAGCTGCCGGCAGCCGCCCCGGAACTGTATCTGGTCGGCGGCACGCTGCGTGATCTGCTGCTGGGCCGTGAGGTGCACGACATCGATCTGTGTGTGCCCCGGGCCGCGGTGGCCTTTGCCCGGGCGCTTGCCGAACGGGCGGGCGCCGCCTTCGTGTGTCTGGATGAGGGCGAGGATGTGGCCCGGGTGGTGTTGCCCGCCGGCCCGGAAGTGGATATCGCCGCCTTCCGCGGGGCCACGGTCACGATCGAGCAGGATCTGCAGCTTCGGGATTTTACCCTGAATGCGCTGGCGCTGGATCTGGCCGCCTTCCTGGACGGGGATACTGACAGGGCGCTTGCCTGCATCGATCCCTGCGGCGCTCAGGCGGACATTGCGGCCCGCGTGATCCGGCCAACCCACGAGCACGCCTTTGCGGCCGATCCCCTGCGGATGCTCAGGGCCTACCGGCTGGCCGCCACCCTGGATTGCGGGCTGGCGCCGGAGACCAGGGCCCTGGTGCGCAGAGATTTCAGCCTCATCGTCCGCTCCGCCGGGGAACGGGTGGCATCCGAGCTGAACGCCCTTCTGCTCTCGTCCCACGCCTCTTCGGCCATACAGTGCATGGCAGAGGACGGGCTGCTCTTTGCCGTGATTCCGGAGCTGGCCCTGGGCAGGGATGTGAGTCAGCCCAGGGCCTTTCATCACCTGAATGTGCTGGAGCACAATCTGGAAGCGCTGAAGCAGGCGGAATTGCTGGTGGCCCGGCCCGGGGCCTTTTTCCCGGACTGCGCCCCGCCCCTGCAGGACTGGCTCGCAGCAGCCGACGCCGTGCTGGTGCTCAAGTGGGCGGCCCTGCTGCACGATGTGGGCAAGCCGGCGGCCCGGCAGGAGCGGCAGGGCAGGCTCACCTTTTACCAGCACGAGCAGGCCGGTGTGCAGTTGGTGCGGGAACTGGCCCAGCGGCTGCGCTGGAGTACGCGGCACAGCGAGCGGGTCTGCCGGCTCGTGGCCCTGCACATGCGGCCCTATCAACTGCTGCATGCGGCCCGCAGCAGCGGCGGCTTGAGCCTCCGGGCCTGCATCCGGGCGGTGCAGGCGGTGGATGAGGATTTGCCCGGCCTTTTGCTCCTCTGTCAGGCCGATACCCTGGCGGGTCGGGGCGAGCGGCGACCGGCCGATCTGGAGGCGCAGGTGGCGTGGATCGCGGATCGCCTGCTGCAGGTGCGGGCAGAGCGGGTCATGCCGGTGCAGACCGCGCCGCCGCTGCTGACCGGCCATGATCTGATGGACAGGCTGGGTCTGCAACCCGGGCCGCTGTTCAAAAAAATCCTCGGTGCCGTGGCCCTGGCCCGCATGGAAGGCGGCATCGCCACCCGCCGGGAAGCCTTGGCCCTGGCCAGGGAGATGGCGGCCGCGGCGAACCGTGAGGGTGGGGCCTAG
- a CDS encoding transposase produces MPPNRLVFLDESGGKTNMTRLYGRALKGARCHDAAPHGHWEAVTVLSSIRLDGTTECLVFTGL; encoded by the coding sequence TTGCCCCCAAATCGCCTGGTTTTTCTCGATGAATCCGGTGGAAAAACCAATATGACCCGATTGTATGGCCGCGCTTTAAAGGGCGCGCGTTGTCATGACGCAGCGCCCCACGGGCACTGGGAGGCAGTGACGGTTTTATCTTCCATCCGCCTGGACGGGACGACAGAGTGTCTTGTTTTTACCGGCCTATAG
- a CDS encoding type II secretion system F family protein — MPVYEYTALDKEGRQISGLIDAESPAAARQKIRGQDQYPIGLTGADQAAFSLKRLMRSGPAFRQKRQIPLFTRQLATLLSAGIPLVPALNGLIEQGDDPALGIVLAGLREAVQEGQPLSAALAGHPGLFSPIFINMVRAGEASGTLPLVLTQLADFGEREQGLQSRIRAALLYPLFLALSGAAMLVLLLTVVLPKITAVFAESEQALPLATTLLMQLSAGLRHFWLPLLVALAALGCALHRFLKSEAGKRRWHRLQLRLPFVGPLRKKQAAARFARALASLVHAGVPLVDALAIVSNLSGNILIGEGIRAACGTLEKGQSLAAHFRGQDWCPPMLTQMMAVGEQSGALDELLAKAAEHLERELEAKIMGLTTLIEPVMILAMGLVVAFLVAAVLLPVFEMNQLVH, encoded by the coding sequence ATGCCGGTTTATGAATACACTGCCCTGGACAAGGAGGGCCGGCAGATCAGCGGCCTGATCGATGCCGAATCCCCTGCCGCGGCCCGGCAGAAAATCCGCGGCCAGGACCAGTATCCAATCGGGCTGACCGGCGCGGATCAGGCCGCTTTCAGTCTGAAACGCCTCATGCGCAGCGGCCCTGCCTTCCGGCAAAAGCGGCAGATCCCGCTCTTCACCCGCCAGCTCGCCACGCTCCTGAGCGCGGGCATTCCGCTGGTACCGGCCTTGAACGGCCTGATCGAGCAGGGCGACGATCCGGCCCTGGGCATAGTCCTGGCCGGGCTCCGGGAGGCGGTGCAGGAAGGCCAGCCCCTGAGCGCCGCCCTGGCAGGGCATCCCGGGCTTTTCTCCCCCATTTTCATCAACATGGTCAGAGCCGGCGAGGCCTCCGGCACCCTGCCGCTGGTGCTGACGCAGTTGGCGGATTTCGGCGAGCGGGAGCAGGGACTGCAAAGCCGCATCCGGGCCGCCCTGCTCTATCCGCTGTTTCTGGCCTTGAGCGGCGCAGCCATGCTGGTGCTGCTGCTGACCGTGGTCTTGCCCAAAATCACGGCGGTTTTCGCAGAAAGCGAACAGGCACTGCCCCTAGCCACCACGCTCTTGATGCAGTTGAGCGCCGGTCTGCGCCACTTCTGGCTGCCGCTCCTCGTGGCGCTTGCGGCCCTGGGCTGCGCTCTGCACCGCTTCCTGAAAAGCGAGGCCGGCAAGCGGCGCTGGCACCGCCTGCAGCTACGCCTGCCCTTTGTGGGTCCCCTCAGGAAAAAGCAGGCTGCGGCCCGCTTTGCCCGCGCGCTCGCAAGCCTTGTGCATGCGGGCGTGCCCCTGGTGGATGCGCTGGCCATTGTCAGCAACCTTTCCGGCAATATCCTGATCGGCGAAGGCATCCGGGCCGCCTGCGGAACGCTGGAAAAGGGACAGAGTCTGGCCGCGCATTTCCGCGGCCAGGACTGGTGCCCGCCCATGCTGACGCAGATGATGGCCGTGGGCGAACAGAGCGGCGCGCTGGACGAGCTGCTCGCCAAGGCGGCCGAGCATCTGGAGCGCGAGCTGGAGGCAAAAATCATGGGCCTGACCACCCTGATCGAGCCGGTGATGATTCTGGCCATGGGCCTGGTGGTGGCCTTTCTCGTGGCAGCCGTGCTTCTGCCCGTCTTCGAGATGAACCAGCTTGTGCACTGA
- a CDS encoding tetratricopeptide repeat protein, which produces MAAEWYGKAYQGLPGMAEAGHPAAQFRVGNMYLMGLGLPKGEKKGLAWIRKAAEAGCITAQAQLGSLYARGGGVAKDEQQAVEWYRKAIAADNYAPAQYNLALMHALGQGMPKDEKKAASLFRQAADQGLPQAQYAVKLAAVWFRRGADNGDAMAQCALGRMYLQGRITSPDDGPLTKARRALSGATAADRQMGNRDAQRELAALERQAQPFWRRWFRH; this is translated from the coding sequence TTGGCCGCAGAATGGTACGGCAAGGCCTATCAGGGGCTGCCCGGGATGGCGGAGGCCGGGCATCCGGCAGCCCAGTTCAGAGTGGGCAATATGTATCTCATGGGCTTGGGTCTGCCCAAAGGTGAAAAAAAGGGGCTGGCGTGGATCCGCAAGGCAGCCGAGGCAGGCTGCATCACGGCACAGGCCCAATTGGGCTCCCTGTACGCCCGGGGAGGTGGCGTAGCCAAAGACGAGCAACAGGCTGTCGAATGGTATCGCAAGGCGATCGCTGCGGACAATTACGCCCCGGCACAGTACAATCTCGCCTTGATGCATGCCCTGGGGCAGGGTATGCCCAAAGATGAAAAAAAGGCCGCATCGCTGTTTCGCCAGGCGGCGGATCAAGGTCTGCCGCAGGCGCAGTATGCTGTAAAACTGGCAGCAGTCTGGTTTCGCAGGGGCGCGGACAATGGCGACGCCATGGCCCAGTGCGCTTTGGGCCGCATGTATCTGCAGGGCCGGATCACCTCTCCGGACGACGGTCCTTTGACCAAAGCCCGGCGGGCCCTGAGCGGGGCCACGGCAGCGGACAGGCAGATGGGCAACAGGGACGCGCAGAGGGAGCTGGCGGCCTTGGAGCGGCAGGCGCAGCCTTTCTGGCGGCGCTGGTTCCGGCACTGA
- the ruvA gene encoding Holliday junction branch migration protein RuvA, with product MIAALRGNIIQKNPGSLVLDVAGVGYEVLVSLRTWETLPELNREVQLLVQTIVREDAITLYGFTDAGEKALFMLLLGVSGIGPRLALTVLGGLGAAELQSAIVGRDLGRLTSVSGVGKKTAERICVELAEKVGNLGDSAAVPPGAAAVGAGPRSSPEADTVSALVNLGYSEQQVWPVLRALEKERDCTGLSLEEWLRLALRRLAR from the coding sequence ATGATTGCCGCCCTGCGGGGGAACATCATCCAGAAGAATCCGGGCTCCCTTGTGCTGGATGTGGCAGGGGTGGGCTACGAGGTCCTGGTGTCGCTGCGCACCTGGGAGACGCTGCCGGAGCTGAACCGGGAAGTGCAGCTTCTGGTGCAGACCATTGTGCGGGAAGACGCCATCACCCTCTATGGTTTTACCGACGCAGGCGAAAAGGCGCTCTTTATGCTTCTGCTGGGGGTATCGGGCATTGGGCCCAGGCTGGCCCTGACCGTTCTGGGCGGGCTGGGAGCGGCCGAGCTGCAGAGCGCGATTGTGGGGCGCGATCTGGGCCGTCTGACCTCGGTGTCCGGGGTGGGCAAAAAGACGGCCGAGCGTATCTGCGTGGAACTGGCCGAAAAGGTGGGCAATCTGGGGGACAGTGCGGCCGTGCCCCCGGGCGCTGCCGCGGTGGGTGCCGGACCGCGGTCCTCGCCTGAGGCTGATACGGTTTCGGCCCTCGTTAACCTGGGTTACAGCGAACAGCAGGTCTGGCCGGTTCTGCGCGCCCTGGAAAAGGAGCGGGACTGCACCGGGCTGTCGCTGGAAGAGTGGTTGCGTCTGGCCCTGCGCCGGCTGGCCAGGTAG
- a CDS encoding SAM-dependent methyltransferase → MRREKDFYFYKAKKEHYPARSVYKLAEAQERCRFLKPGQRVLDLGCHPGSWSLYAAGVVGAKGLVVGIDQHHGAELQQKSGAEIHRLCYDVFSPELVPLLRHRWPGFHVLLSDMAPATTGSQYADHQQSLALCRRALELAGQLLHENGTFYCKLFQGGDCPAFLAECKPLFTTVRVLKPRSSRQESREIFVLGLGYRRPKQQENKE, encoded by the coding sequence ATGCGCAGGGAAAAGGATTTCTACTTTTACAAGGCCAAAAAGGAGCACTATCCGGCCCGTTCCGTGTACAAGCTGGCGGAGGCGCAGGAGCGCTGCCGCTTTTTGAAGCCCGGCCAGCGGGTGCTGGATCTGGGCTGCCATCCGGGAAGCTGGAGTCTCTATGCCGCGGGCGTGGTGGGTGCAAAGGGCCTGGTTGTGGGCATTGACCAACATCATGGGGCGGAGCTGCAGCAAAAATCCGGTGCCGAAATCCACAGGCTCTGTTATGATGTCTTCTCTCCGGAACTGGTGCCCCTGTTGCGCCACAGATGGCCTGGTTTTCATGTGCTTTTGAGCGACATGGCCCCAGCCACCACTGGCAGCCAGTATGCGGATCATCAGCAGTCGCTCGCCCTCTGCCGCCGGGCCCTGGAGCTGGCCGGCCAGCTTTTGCACGAAAACGGCACCTTTTACTGCAAGCTCTTTCAGGGCGGCGATTGTCCCGCCTTTCTGGCCGAATGCAAGCCGCTCTTCACCACGGTCAGGGTGCTGAAACCACGGAGTTCCCGACAGGAAAGTCGAGAAATTTTTGTTCTGGGGCTGGGATATCGCCGGCCAAAACAGCAGGAAAACAAGGAGTAG
- the ruvC gene encoding crossover junction endodeoxyribonuclease RuvC: MRILGIDPGSRITGYGVIESQGNELGFVACGTIRTAGEPDFGHRLLAIFSALQDVAAQYAPEAAAVEEVFVARSPRSALKLGQARGAAVVAALSAGLSIFNYSPRLVKQSVAGYGQADKGQVRYMVRVLLGLNAEPSSDAADALALAICHAHHSALPL; the protein is encoded by the coding sequence ATGCGCATCCTGGGCATTGATCCGGGGTCGCGGATTACCGGCTACGGCGTGATCGAGTCGCAGGGAAACGAACTGGGCTTTGTGGCCTGCGGGACGATTCGCACCGCAGGCGAGCCGGATTTCGGCCACCGTCTTTTGGCCATTTTCTCCGCTTTGCAGGATGTGGCCGCCCAGTACGCGCCGGAGGCGGCAGCGGTGGAGGAGGTCTTTGTGGCCAGATCGCCCCGCTCCGCCCTCAAACTGGGGCAGGCGAGGGGGGCGGCCGTGGTGGCGGCCCTGTCCGCCGGACTTTCGATTTTCAACTACAGCCCGCGGCTGGTCAAGCAGAGCGTGGCCGGCTATGGGCAGGCCGACAAGGGCCAGGTGCGCTACATGGTGCGCGTGCTGTTGGGCCTGAATGCGGAGCCTTCAAGCGATGCGGCGGACGCACTGGCTCTGGCCATCTGCCACGCCCATCACAGTGCCCTGCCCCTGTGA
- a CDS encoding thiamine biosynthesis protein, producing MTRALALFSGGLDSILACRVLMAQGIDVVALRFITPFFAADVGDAERYQAEMRAKYGIGVQVRDVSREFMAVLRHPAHGFGHNFNPCIDCRIFMLRTARALLAEYGAAFLATGEVLGQRPMSQRRDAMGIIERDSGCGGLLVRPLCAQLLPATRAEQEGLVDRLRLLRLSGRGRAEQKRLAALFGIRDYPAPAGGCLLTDVNLGPRFRRFAPGIFGLPDVAAQVDSFRLLLTGRHFEPAPGLWLVLGRNQQDNERLLALRAPGDWLLTTVDRPGPLGLLRSLGGEMGAAGNGGLAGIAAGLLLRYARKVDGRAAPGVVRLESETGLREGRFAPLGEAALEALMV from the coding sequence ATGACCAGGGCGCTGGCGCTCTTTTCCGGCGGACTGGATTCCATTCTGGCCTGCCGGGTGCTGATGGCGCAGGGTATCGATGTGGTGGCGCTGCGGTTCATCACGCCCTTTTTTGCCGCGGATGTGGGCGATGCGGAGCGCTACCAGGCGGAGATGCGCGCGAAGTACGGCATTGGCGTGCAGGTACGGGATGTGAGCCGGGAATTCATGGCCGTGCTGCGCCATCCTGCCCATGGCTTTGGCCATAACTTCAATCCCTGCATCGATTGCAGGATCTTCATGCTGAGAACGGCGCGGGCGCTTTTGGCCGAATACGGTGCGGCCTTTCTGGCCACCGGCGAGGTGCTGGGGCAGCGACCCATGTCCCAGCGCCGGGACGCCATGGGGATCATCGAGCGGGATTCCGGCTGCGGGGGCCTGCTTGTGCGGCCGCTCTGCGCACAATTGCTGCCTGCCACGCGCGCGGAACAGGAGGGTCTGGTCGACCGCCTGCGGCTTCTCCGTCTTTCGGGCCGGGGCCGCGCTGAACAGAAGCGTCTGGCCGCGCTGTTCGGAATCCGGGATTATCCGGCCCCGGCAGGGGGCTGTCTGCTCACGGATGTGAACCTGGGCCCCCGTTTCCGCCGTTTTGCCCCGGGCATTTTCGGCCTGCCCGATGTGGCGGCGCAGGTGGACAGCTTCAGACTGCTGCTCACGGGCAGGCATTTCGAGCCGGCGCCGGGACTGTGGCTGGTTTTGGGCCGCAACCAGCAGGACAACGAGCGGCTCCTGGCCCTGCGCGCACCGGGCGACTGGCTTTTGACCACGGTGGACCGCCCTGGCCCGCTTGGTCTTTTGCGGAGCCTGGGCGGCGAGATGGGGGCAGCCGGGAACGGGGGCCTGGCGGGCATCGCAGCCGGTCTCCTTTTGCGTTACGCCAGAAAGGTGGACGGCCGTGCGGCACCAGGCGTGGTCCGGCTGGAGAGCGAGACAGGCCTGCGGGAAGGCCGTTTTGCGCCACTGGGCGAGGCGGCGCTGGAGGCATTGATGGTATGA
- the ruvB gene encoding Holliday junction branch migration DNA helicase RuvB codes for MKQEEPLTGNRLVSAELEADDVLGGGVEIRPRTLAEYIGQRQVKESLSVFIQAARQRHEALDHVLFHGFPGLGKTTLAYIIANEMGAGIKVTSGPVIERAGDLAAILTSLQQGDILFIDEIHRLNHVVEEILYPAMEDYQLDLVIGQGPGARSVKMDLPRFTLVGATTRTGLLTPPLRDRFGVMLRLDYYTPEELATIVQRSARLFQIEITGEGALEIGRRSRGTPRIANRLLRRVRDFSDVGGHGCISAEVADRALDRLLVDRFGLDEMDRRILLTLIEKFQGGPIGLETLSTAVCEEKNTLEDVYEPFLIQSGFLMRTPRGRIATQSAYEHFNLPFRTGNAYQGSLFDESEPRDGT; via the coding sequence GTGAAGCAGGAAGAGCCCCTGACCGGCAACAGACTGGTGAGTGCGGAGCTGGAAGCCGACGACGTCCTGGGCGGCGGCGTGGAGATCCGCCCCAGAACGCTTGCCGAGTACATCGGCCAAAGGCAGGTGAAGGAGAGCCTCTCCGTTTTTATCCAGGCGGCCAGGCAGCGCCATGAGGCCCTGGATCATGTGCTGTTTCACGGCTTCCCGGGCCTGGGCAAAACGACCCTGGCCTACATCATCGCCAACGAAATGGGCGCGGGCATCAAGGTCACTTCCGGCCCGGTCATCGAGCGGGCCGGCGATCTCGCCGCCATTCTCACCAGTCTGCAGCAGGGGGATATTCTCTTTATCGATGAGATCCACCGGCTGAACCACGTGGTGGAGGAGATCCTTTACCCGGCCATGGAGGATTATCAGCTCGATCTGGTGATCGGCCAGGGGCCGGGCGCACGCTCCGTCAAGATGGATTTGCCGCGCTTCACGCTGGTCGGCGCCACCACCCGTACCGGCCTTTTGACCCCGCCGCTCCGCGACCGCTTCGGCGTCATGCTCAGGCTCGATTACTACACGCCGGAGGAACTGGCGACCATTGTCCAACGCTCGGCCAGACTCTTCCAGATCGAGATTACCGGGGAGGGCGCCCTGGAAATCGGCCGTCGCTCCCGGGGCACGCCCCGCATCGCCAACCGGCTGCTGCGCCGGGTGCGGGACTTCTCCGATGTGGGGGGACATGGCTGCATCAGCGCCGAAGTGGCGGACCGGGCCCTTGACCGCCTCCTGGTCGACCGCTTTGGCCTGGACGAAATGGACCGCCGCATTCTGCTGACGCTGATCGAAAAGTTTCAGGGCGGGCCCATTGGGCTGGAGACCCTGTCCACCGCGGTCTGCGAGGAGAAGAACACGCTGGAAGACGTGTACGAACCCTTTCTCATCCAGTCCGGCTTCCTCATGCGCACCCCGCGCGGCCGGATCGCCACCCAAAGCGCCTACGAACATTTCAACCTGCCGTTCCGCACCGGCAACGCCTACCAGGGCAGCCTGTTCGACGAATCCGAACCCCGGGACGGCACCTGA
- a CDS encoding YebC/PmpR family DNA-binding transcriptional regulator, producing the protein MSGHSKWSTIKRKKGANDARRGQMFTKLIKEITIAARSGGGDPAGNPRLRSAILAAKAENMPKDNIDRAIKKGTGELDGAVYEEILYEGYGPGGVAILVEAMTDNKNRTVADIRHFFTKSGGNLGESNCVAWMFDQKGSIAVDKEGMSEEELMELALEAGAEDVVEDGDGFQILTAPEDFNDVVEKLEGKVRFNEAGLARIPKNTIAVAEEKTAQSLLRLLENLEDHDDVQKVSANFDISDDIMDKIS; encoded by the coding sequence GTGTCCGGTCATTCTAAGTGGAGTACCATCAAGCGGAAAAAGGGAGCAAATGACGCCAGGCGCGGCCAGATGTTCACCAAGCTGATCAAGGAAATCACCATTGCCGCCCGCAGCGGCGGCGGTGACCCGGCGGGCAATCCCCGGCTGCGCAGCGCTATTCTGGCGGCCAAGGCGGAAAATATGCCCAAGGACAACATCGATCGCGCCATCAAGAAGGGGACGGGCGAGCTGGACGGGGCGGTCTATGAGGAAATCCTCTACGAAGGCTACGGCCCCGGTGGCGTGGCCATTCTGGTCGAGGCCATGACCGACAACAAGAACCGCACCGTGGCGGATATCCGTCACTTCTTCACCAAGAGCGGCGGCAACCTGGGCGAATCGAACTGTGTGGCCTGGATGTTTGACCAGAAGGGTTCGATTGCCGTGGACAAGGAGGGCATGAGCGAGGAAGAGCTGATGGAACTGGCGCTGGAAGCGGGCGCCGAAGACGTGGTCGAGGATGGGGATGGTTTCCAGATCCTGACTGCGCCGGAAGATTTCAACGATGTGGTGGAGAAGCTGGAAGGCAAGGTCAGGTTTAACGAGGCGGGTCTGGCCAGGATTCCCAAAAACACCATTGCGGTTGCCGAAGAAAAAACGGCCCAGTCCCTGCTCAGACTGCTGGAAAACCTGGAAGACCATGACGATGTGCAGAAGGTGTCGGCCAACTTCGACATCTCCGACGACATTATGGATAAGATTTCCTGA
- the recN gene encoding DNA repair protein RecN, which produces MLQELRIHNLALIGALSLSWPDGASGLSVLTGETGAGKSIILQALGLLTGGRGAGTWVREGCEQAGIEAVFSAGAASGAVAGLLEEHGLEPEGDVILVRRLLSRDGRSRLFVNDRSVTAKVTAELGSLLVNIAGQHDQQQLLQARSHLDFLDSYGELFELRQRYAADYAACRQAEAALQALREREAGRERERDFLRLQLEEIRKIQPAAGEDEALIRERERLKSSEALLAHMNAALRHLGEAEDLLVAVKRQVEQAVALDAGLMPLAERAASAGFELEDLRSTVDRYLGQLPTDTSRLELIAARLADLKQLERKFGPTLADVLAFAGRAARELEILDNMDEEIRRAGQAADKACRQAERSAETLSQARARAAERMAARMERELASLDFARPLFQVAQHRAARLGPTGRDEVEFLFSANPGESPRPLAKIVSGGELSRMLLAMKCLLARRDAVETVIFDEVDSGIGGQAAEAVAEKIAELSSHHQVLCITHLPQIAARADWHFLVTKQVADGRTSTGITLLDEAARRAELARMLDGERAGAETHAYVRELLARKGRGSGA; this is translated from the coding sequence ATGTTGCAGGAGCTTCGCATCCACAATCTCGCCCTGATCGGGGCCCTGAGCCTGAGCTGGCCGGATGGCGCCAGCGGGCTCTCCGTACTCACCGGCGAGACCGGCGCGGGCAAGTCCATCATTTTACAGGCCCTGGGCCTGCTCACCGGCGGCCGTGGGGCTGGAACCTGGGTGCGCGAGGGTTGCGAGCAGGCCGGCATAGAGGCCGTGTTTTCGGCGGGCGCCGCCAGCGGCGCCGTGGCGGGGCTTCTGGAGGAACACGGGCTGGAGCCCGAAGGCGACGTGATTCTGGTGCGGCGCCTGCTCTCCAGGGACGGCCGCTCAAGGCTTTTCGTGAACGACCGGAGCGTGACTGCCAAAGTCACCGCCGAGCTGGGCAGCCTGCTCGTGAACATCGCGGGCCAGCACGACCAGCAGCAGCTCCTGCAGGCCCGTTCCCACCTGGATTTTCTGGACAGTTACGGCGAACTCTTCGAACTTAGGCAAAGGTATGCCGCCGACTATGCCGCCTGCCGGCAGGCGGAGGCGGCGCTGCAGGCGCTTAGGGAGCGGGAGGCCGGCAGGGAACGGGAGCGCGATTTCCTCAGGCTGCAGTTGGAGGAAATCAGAAAGATCCAGCCCGCAGCCGGCGAGGACGAGGCGCTGATCCGCGAGCGCGAGCGGCTGAAATCCTCCGAGGCGCTGCTCGCGCACATGAATGCGGCGCTGCGGCACTTGGGCGAGGCGGAGGATTTGCTCGTGGCCGTGAAGAGACAGGTCGAGCAGGCCGTCGCCCTGGATGCCGGACTGATGCCCCTGGCCGAGCGGGCGGCATCTGCGGGTTTTGAACTGGAAGACCTGAGAAGCACGGTGGACAGGTATCTGGGCCAGTTGCCGACCGATACCAGCCGCCTGGAGCTGATTGCCGCGCGGCTGGCCGATCTGAAGCAACTGGAACGCAAGTTCGGGCCGACTCTGGCCGATGTCCTGGCCTTTGCCGGACGGGCGGCCCGGGAGCTGGAGATTCTGGACAACATGGATGAGGAGATCCGCCGGGCAGGCCAGGCCGCGGACAAGGCCTGCCGGCAGGCGGAGCGGAGCGCCGAGACCCTGAGCCAGGCAAGGGCCCGGGCTGCGGAGCGGATGGCAGCGCGCATGGAGCGCGAACTGGCCTCCCTCGACTTCGCCCGGCCCCTGTTCCAGGTGGCGCAGCACCGGGCGGCCAGGCTTGGCCCCACGGGCCGGGACGAGGTGGAATTCCTCTTTTCCGCCAATCCCGGCGAGTCGCCCAGGCCGCTTGCGAAAATCGTGTCCGGCGGCGAACTCTCGCGCATGCTTTTGGCCATGAAATGCCTGCTGGCCCGGCGGGATGCGGTGGAAACGGTTATTTTCGACGAGGTGGACAGCGGCATTGGCGGCCAGGCCGCCGAGGCGGTGGCGGAAAAGATCGCGGAACTCTCCAGCCATCATCAGGTGCTCTGCATCACCCACCTGCCGCAGATCGCGGCCCGGGCGGACTGGCATTTTCTGGTGACGAAACAGGTGGCGGATGGCCGCACCAGCACCGGCATTACCCTGCTGGACGAGGCCGCGCGCCGGGCCGAGCTGGCCCGCATGCTGGACGGCGAGCGGGCCGGAGCGGAAACCCATGCCTATGTGCGTGAACTCCTGGCCAGAAAGGGCCGGGGGAGCGGGGCATGA
- the mraZ gene encoding division/cell wall cluster transcriptional repressor MraZ, whose product MLQFEGNSEHGLDPKGRLNIPARFREVLKEVYDTEMLKVTLWRGCLRAYPLPEWEDLMRKLSAEALTHRKGSQFIRMLVSNLVECPVDKQGRILIPPRMRNDAGIGSEVVLAGVLQYFEIWDKAAWEREFAEMYAAFDDYEEIMATVGVL is encoded by the coding sequence GTGCTCCAGTTCGAAGGCAATTCCGAGCATGGCCTGGACCCCAAGGGCCGCCTGAATATCCCCGCCCGCTTTCGCGAGGTGCTGAAGGAGGTCTATGACACCGAGATGTTGAAGGTGACCCTGTGGCGGGGCTGCCTGCGCGCCTATCCCCTGCCCGAGTGGGAAGATCTGATGAGAAAGCTGAGCGCCGAGGCGCTGACGCACCGCAAGGGCAGTCAATTCATCCGCATGCTGGTGAGCAACCTGGTGGAATGCCCGGTGGACAAGCAGGGCCGCATTCTCATCCCGCCCAGGATGCGGAACGATGCCGGCATCGGCAGCGAGGTGGTGCTGGCCGGCGTCCTGCAGTACTTCGAGATTTGGGACAAGGCCGCGTGGGAGCGCGAGTTCGCCGAGATGTATGCTGCCTTTGACGACTACGAGGAGATCATGGCCACAGTCGGCGTGCTCTAG